Proteins found in one uncultured Desulfuromonas sp. genomic segment:
- a CDS encoding phage minor head protein yields the protein MSLSFEPKPFEQALKYWDSKVQLSPGQYAKLTDAAKVRAFAVGGMAKGDQLDSIFQAMRKQMESGVSFADFKKDIASVIEARGWTGPRARRIETIFRTNLQTAYQVGRYEQMTANAANRPWWMYDAVMDGSTRPTHAAMHGKVFRYDHQFWDTWWPLNGYLCRCSVRALSDRQLQARGLTPETDDPTNKLIEPINPESGVKMPARRMIPDRGFAVNPGRSAWGGVVDGRIVEGGLPEAMGNLKGPADYRRRTLENIAAKQIADLDESMLLKSGLTDEQYKQAFIDLYGEETVLTDVMGEPVILSLRAFEDRAKGGWKFHKDGHGQIIPLIQSMIESPYEVWLTPQVDKAGKVRLGRRYITLWKTQDKKRVAGMAVFEVIDGVAQGVTAFVPHKKGEPNLPYTERQRKGLLLYGKGR from the coding sequence GTGAGCCTGAGTTTTGAGCCAAAGCCTTTTGAGCAGGCACTCAAATACTGGGACAGCAAAGTCCAGCTGTCGCCGGGCCAGTACGCCAAGCTGACAGACGCCGCCAAGGTGCGTGCATTCGCAGTCGGTGGCATGGCCAAAGGTGACCAGCTCGACAGCATCTTCCAAGCCATGCGCAAGCAGATGGAGAGCGGCGTCAGCTTTGCCGATTTCAAGAAGGATATCGCCTCGGTCATTGAGGCCCGTGGCTGGACCGGACCCAGGGCGCGCCGGATTGAAACCATCTTCCGCACCAACCTGCAGACCGCCTACCAGGTCGGGCGTTACGAGCAGATGACAGCCAATGCGGCTAATCGGCCTTGGTGGATGTATGACGCGGTCATGGACGGCAGTACCAGGCCAACCCACGCTGCCATGCACGGCAAGGTGTTTCGCTATGATCATCAATTTTGGGATACCTGGTGGCCGCTCAACGGATACCTCTGCCGGTGCAGCGTGCGCGCCTTGAGCGACCGGCAGCTGCAGGCCAGAGGGCTGACGCCGGAGACGGATGATCCGACCAACAAGCTGATTGAACCGATCAACCCGGAGAGCGGCGTCAAGATGCCCGCCAGGCGCATGATCCCGGATCGCGGCTTTGCCGTCAATCCAGGTCGGTCCGCCTGGGGCGGTGTAGTCGATGGCCGCATTGTCGAGGGTGGCTTGCCGGAGGCCATGGGAAACCTCAAAGGCCCGGCGGATTACCGACGCCGCACACTCGAAAACATCGCAGCAAAGCAGATCGCCGATCTCGACGAAAGCATGCTGCTCAAATCCGGACTGACCGACGAGCAATACAAACAGGCGTTTATCGACCTCTACGGCGAAGAAACCGTGCTCACAGACGTCATGGGAGAGCCGGTCATCCTCAGCCTGAGGGCGTTTGAAGATCGGGCAAAGGGCGGCTGGAAGTTCCATAAGGACGGCCACGGCCAGATTATCCCGCTGATCCAGTCGATGATTGAATCGCCTTATGAAGTGTGGTTGACACCACAAGTCGACAAAGCCGGAAAGGTGCGGCTTGGCCGCCGCTACATCACATTGTGGAAAACGCAGGATAAAAAACGGGTGGCCGGAATGGCAGTTTTTGAAGTGATCGACGGGGTTGCCCAAGGGGTGACGGCGTTTGTGCCGCATAAGAAGGGAGAGCCAAACCTTCCCTACACAGAACGGCAGCGAAAGGGGTTATTGCTCTACGGCAAGGGACGATGA
- a CDS encoding DUF1320 domain-containing protein, translated as MYFTIDDITENRIDDDTLIDLTDKEGLGEINTTRVNNLIAEVDDMINGACSGRYQTPVSPVPSQLLSIALDLVTYKIYGLRPQIEPPKTVVDNYATARKDLTRISEGNLKLIGAVAISGETVTTASDLPAVKAPTPVFTDSKMAGWMEEY; from the coding sequence ATGTACTTCACCATCGACGACATCACTGAAAACCGCATTGACGACGACACCCTCATCGACCTGACCGACAAAGAGGGCCTGGGAGAGATCAATACCACACGCGTCAATAACCTGATCGCCGAAGTCGACGACATGATCAACGGCGCGTGCAGCGGTCGCTATCAAACACCGGTGTCGCCGGTGCCGTCGCAGCTGCTCTCCATAGCCCTGGATTTGGTCACCTACAAAATCTATGGCCTGCGCCCGCAGATCGAGCCGCCGAAAACCGTGGTCGACAATTACGCCACGGCGCGCAAAGACCTGACCCGCATCAGTGAGGGCAATTTGAAACTGATCGGTGCCGTGGCGATCAGCGGCGAAACCGTCACCACGGCCAGCGATCTGCCCGCCGTCAAAGCCCCGACCCCGGTTTTTACCGACAGTAAAATGGCCGGATGGATGGAGGAATATTAA
- a CDS encoding DUF935 family protein, with amino-acid sequence MAVENAPQKPELDEVASLERDDQAIFNGFLNTLENPDKVLRLECGGDITVYDDIGRDSRVGTSLRTRAMAVVGKEWDVTPASDEALDMKIADYVKQVFLSFPFDRSRRGSLRGGVLKGFAVSEIMWDHSEGDTFISDMKVRAQRRFRYHIDSSLHLLTADNPIEGINLTANHPRKFQRYVFGDEVETPYGEGLGRELYWLWWFKKNGIKFWLKFCEKHAVPSIVGSYPRGADEAQKATLMAAMENIRNGALVTKPEGMLIDLFEAASTGAISTQRELVSYMDTEMTICILGQSGTTQGTPGKLGNDTAQENVREDLVKADADAMSEQLNAQAVRWLVDYQFPGHGRYPQLWIRAGAEADLKEKSEVDKNLKEVGVRFKKKYFVGTYGLDEDDFDVVDTTTGEVAEFSEQATPGQDALDELADQLSVQASNALADNEALILKAITTADTWEDAFDNLLELYPDLDASDLQDLLERGWLAAQLGGRQAVTEDVL; translated from the coding sequence ATGGCAGTCGAAAACGCACCACAAAAACCTGAACTCGACGAAGTCGCCAGCCTTGAGCGCGACGATCAGGCCATCTTTAACGGGTTTTTAAACACCCTTGAAAACCCCGATAAAGTGCTGCGCCTGGAGTGTGGCGGCGACATCACCGTCTATGACGATATTGGCCGAGATAGCCGCGTCGGCACCAGCTTGCGCACCCGCGCCATGGCCGTTGTCGGCAAAGAGTGGGATGTCACCCCGGCCAGTGACGAAGCCCTTGACATGAAGATCGCCGACTACGTCAAGCAGGTGTTTTTGTCTTTCCCGTTTGATCGCAGCCGTCGCGGTTCTCTACGCGGCGGAGTGCTTAAAGGCTTCGCCGTCAGCGAAATCATGTGGGACCACAGCGAAGGCGACACCTTTATCAGCGATATGAAGGTTCGTGCTCAGCGGCGCTTCCGTTATCACATCGATAGCAGTCTGCACCTGCTCACGGCAGACAACCCAATTGAGGGAATCAACCTGACCGCCAACCATCCGCGCAAATTCCAGCGCTATGTGTTTGGCGATGAAGTCGAAACACCTTATGGCGAAGGCCTCGGTCGCGAACTCTACTGGCTTTGGTGGTTCAAGAAAAACGGCATTAAATTCTGGTTGAAATTTTGTGAGAAACACGCCGTGCCGTCCATCGTCGGGTCATATCCACGCGGCGCTGATGAAGCACAAAAGGCGACCTTGATGGCCGCAATGGAAAATATTCGCAATGGTGCTCTGGTTACAAAGCCGGAAGGGATGCTGATTGATTTATTCGAAGCGGCCAGCACTGGCGCGATCAGTACCCAACGCGAGCTGGTTAGCTACATGGATACCGAGATGACCATCTGCATCCTCGGCCAGAGCGGCACCACGCAAGGCACCCCCGGCAAACTCGGTAACGACACCGCCCAGGAGAACGTGCGCGAAGATCTGGTCAAAGCCGATGCCGATGCCATGAGTGAACAACTCAACGCCCAGGCGGTGCGCTGGTTGGTCGACTATCAGTTCCCAGGTCATGGCCGTTATCCTCAATTGTGGATTCGCGCCGGTGCTGAAGCTGACCTCAAAGAGAAATCAGAGGTTGATAAGAACCTCAAAGAGGTCGGGGTGCGCTTTAAGAAAAAATACTTCGTCGGTACCTACGGTCTGGATGAAGACGATTTCGACGTTGTGGATACCACAACCGGCGAAGTGGCTGAGTTTTCCGAACAAGCAACACCAGGCCAAGACGCGCTCGATGAACTGGCCGATCAGCTGAGCGTGCAAGCCAGCAACGCCCTGGCCGACAACGAAGCGCTGATCCTCAAAGCCATCACCACAGCCGACACCTGGGAAGATGCATTCGATAACTTGCTCGAACTCTACCCGGATCTCGATGCATCCGACTTGCAGGACCTGCTTGAACGCGGCTGGCTGGCCGCGCAACTCGGTGGCCGACAGGCCGTGACGGAGGATGTGCTGTGA
- a CDS encoding phage virion morphogenesis protein — MITITVTDAAVSRKLTALITDLDNPSALMADLSEVMLEDIRDHFDKEQGPDGPWEDLAASTIAGRTSRNKWPGKKLQVDGTLKNTIFPSSDADSAMVTAPAKHAAMQNFGSDGPVQVPQHRRLTTMAFGRKLKYPVWVTVKAHSVDPNIPGREFMYLSAAGRADIEATIPRHVKSVLSR; from the coding sequence ATGATCACCATCACCGTCACAGATGCTGCCGTCAGCCGCAAACTAACGGCCTTGATCACCGATCTCGACAACCCGAGCGCACTCATGGCCGATCTGTCCGAGGTGATGCTTGAGGATATCCGCGACCATTTCGACAAAGAGCAAGGGCCGGATGGCCCCTGGGAGGATCTGGCCGCCTCCACTATTGCCGGTCGCACCAGTCGCAACAAGTGGCCCGGAAAAAAACTGCAGGTTGATGGAACATTAAAAAACACCATTTTCCCAAGCTCCGATGCGGACAGCGCCATGGTTACAGCTCCGGCAAAGCATGCCGCTATGCAGAACTTCGGCAGCGATGGTCCGGTACAGGTCCCGCAGCACCGCAGGCTCACTACCATGGCCTTCGGCAGAAAATTGAAATATCCGGTCTGGGTGACCGTTAAGGCGCACAGTGTTGATCCAAATATTCCAGGCCGCGAATTCATGTACTTGAGCGCTGCCGGTCGTGCAGACATCGAAGCCACGATCCCGCGACACGTAAAATCGGTTTTAAGCCGCTGA
- a CDS encoding tape measure protein yields MASTDLTKLRIELSLDGDKAVVTGLDRVRASEQQVAATTGRMGAASATAGTNMGRMAASSEQAATGAGVLRTALSALAPLMAALSVGRLVSDLVDTSREFGVLNAQLRTATGTASGAKEAFGYLESFGANTPYQLDEVTDSFVKLVNYGLTPSMAALTSYGDTSSALGKDLNQMIEAVADATTGEFERLKEFGIKASNQGDTIKFTFRGVATEVGNSAAEIEQYLIDLGEDNFAGAMTEMMGELDGAISNMGDSWDGLMRSVSEQGAGDVIEESIRLATSALDELTAMVSSGQLEGYLDVIGSKFDSWGSDAAITLDIVTNLLNQAGINWQNDGTSAVNFIIDAFLNLPENIRAMVQLASVELIVLVDKAQAYGEAVAAYMSPSNWLDGPDVSGKLEATLQNINQAREESIDAILAEREAAISSSNAQISAVADLREEYERLKQEAQPSPGSDPLAKFKIASPQADSSSEIDQITDLQKKALDELSQSRRGLLEADIDYEKSLRAQAAAELELQHENQAVTDRDYLLQQHALQIAAIQAEAAAKKSLIEMEYALTAAKLQGLKTEAEAAGDFTAVGRIDEVIDNLNAAQGTVFDSIDNNLAASIDNAQAKLQAALNNLDAGAINEINDAWSQLEFSDIGSDFTDPLTEGIGEAVAALLRLVDVYDDQKQAMIEIEKQRERINALEDTKERTAQLKQLAATEQALTEKSLNAQLSGYRELFGTTAELFDEQSKEREALHNIELAFAVAEIAIGLQKATVNAIASITAQGQGDPYTAFARVAAMAVTMAGLLSQIGGSVSGGGGSSSAATAVAQGAGTVLGDATAVSNSIGNTNELLEDIHASEYAELHKISTEMEQLNTNITGLVTNIVRDFGSFDGTESTETSKYVEASNQLNDVLSQISNYPVALVNGITDALLGFDPGDLVSNIGGKVTSYIIGGILGGDVSTRLKESGFELGTISVGQLQDGIAMAVDQYQLYKIKIDGGWFKSDKTKYETVYADVDDSITQLFTSIFSGISSTLVEVTGALGGDVEAALAYQFESIQIDLQDMDTDEISETISGVINSMADTAFAAILQSVIGQYQQIGEGLMETAVRLLSQKAIVENALELTGSSIENIGMSATEFAQYQVEISNSIIELAGDIEAFQELFSTFFTAFFSAAEQHAANASNLTGIMETMNLTLPESREAFKDLVSSIDVTTTSGQSAYVTLLSLSSAADEYYSYLEDQAEKMQQIAEASEDLEVRALTALGDDDAAAALRRELSAQREIEEAIANNMGEAYIARLREVLALEAEAIRKAELAATLETSTTNLETAYSTRKSELTTAYNEERQSLIDSYNAEAAAIQARNDRAIASLNGQLDSLNKNVSTLTGYVDKLKSARESMTMDDADYVAAIYAAAKSDLAGVLSAARGGDFSGLEDIDTTLSVLTSQGTDSYASSEDYKRDFWQTVNSLTALEALTGDQVTDAERALRLAEQQIHVIEANNAAQLARLDAAHEEDLAALDAAHEEDLAALEAQLNALLGIDDSVLSLTDAIKEYLVAKANVVAADADINYAGNDTWTSEMITALVADSQATLGTGELSMLDIYTQAIANGISSAQLAPVLDTTAADLNIWADSMGLPQFAAGGITSGLSIAGEAGPEAIVPLPDGRTIPVTLSGGGNDELVAEVKALRQEVGMLRAAGESTARNTSATKRQIQRWDGDGLPPERAAV; encoded by the coding sequence ATGGCAAGCACTGACCTGACAAAACTGAGAATCGAACTTAGCCTTGATGGCGACAAAGCTGTCGTCACCGGGCTGGATCGCGTGCGCGCCAGTGAGCAACAGGTTGCAGCGACAACAGGTCGCATGGGTGCCGCCAGTGCCACCGCCGGAACCAATATGGGCCGCATGGCTGCCAGCTCTGAGCAGGCAGCAACGGGCGCTGGAGTCTTGCGGACTGCATTGTCAGCTCTCGCGCCATTAATGGCAGCCTTGTCTGTTGGTCGGTTGGTAAGTGACCTCGTTGACACATCACGCGAGTTTGGCGTGCTAAACGCTCAGCTCCGCACGGCAACTGGCACCGCTTCCGGTGCTAAAGAAGCCTTCGGTTATCTGGAGTCATTCGGTGCAAACACCCCATACCAGCTTGACGAAGTGACGGACAGTTTCGTCAAGCTGGTAAATTACGGCTTGACACCCTCCATGGCCGCTCTCACATCCTACGGCGACACATCATCTGCCCTTGGCAAAGACCTAAACCAAATGATTGAGGCAGTTGCCGATGCCACGACGGGCGAATTTGAGCGTCTCAAGGAGTTTGGCATCAAAGCCAGTAATCAGGGTGACACGATCAAGTTTACATTCCGTGGTGTCGCAACCGAGGTTGGCAATAGTGCAGCCGAAATTGAGCAGTACCTTATCGATCTGGGAGAAGACAACTTTGCCGGGGCGATGACTGAAATGATGGGAGAGCTGGATGGGGCTATCTCCAATATGGGCGACTCTTGGGATGGTTTGATGCGGTCAGTCTCAGAGCAAGGGGCAGGCGATGTCATAGAAGAGAGCATTCGCTTAGCGACTTCTGCGCTTGATGAGCTGACAGCTATGGTCTCGTCTGGCCAGCTCGAAGGCTATCTTGATGTGATAGGTTCAAAATTTGATTCATGGGGTAGTGATGCCGCCATAACATTGGACATTGTCACCAACCTGCTTAATCAAGCCGGGATAAATTGGCAGAACGATGGTACGTCAGCCGTTAACTTTATTATTGATGCCTTCCTTAACTTGCCGGAAAACATTCGTGCGATGGTCCAGCTTGCAAGCGTCGAACTGATCGTGTTAGTCGACAAAGCTCAAGCCTACGGTGAGGCGGTCGCAGCGTACATGTCCCCGTCAAACTGGTTGGATGGTCCTGACGTCAGCGGAAAGCTTGAAGCGACACTACAAAACATCAATCAGGCCCGTGAAGAAAGTATCGACGCGATATTGGCAGAACGTGAGGCAGCTATCTCAAGCTCGAATGCGCAAATTTCCGCTGTGGCTGATTTGCGTGAAGAATATGAACGGTTAAAACAGGAAGCTCAGCCGAGTCCCGGCAGTGACCCTCTTGCCAAGTTTAAGATTGCGTCGCCACAAGCTGATTCATCAAGTGAAATTGACCAAATCACTGATTTACAAAAAAAAGCCCTTGACGAACTCTCCCAGTCTCGTCGTGGTCTGCTCGAAGCCGACATTGACTATGAAAAGAGTCTGCGCGCCCAGGCCGCAGCAGAGCTTGAGCTGCAACACGAAAATCAAGCTGTCACTGATCGCGACTATCTCTTGCAGCAACATGCACTGCAAATTGCAGCAATACAAGCCGAAGCCGCTGCGAAGAAGAGCCTGATCGAAATGGAATACGCTCTGACAGCTGCAAAGCTGCAAGGGCTAAAAACTGAGGCGGAGGCGGCTGGCGACTTTACGGCAGTAGGCCGTATAGATGAAGTGATCGACAACCTGAACGCTGCCCAAGGAACGGTTTTTGACTCTATCGATAATAACCTGGCCGCATCAATTGATAATGCCCAGGCTAAATTGCAGGCCGCGTTGAATAATCTCGATGCCGGTGCGATAAACGAAATCAACGACGCCTGGTCACAGCTTGAATTTTCGGACATCGGTTCAGACTTTACCGATCCCCTGACCGAAGGCATCGGCGAAGCTGTCGCTGCCCTGCTGCGCCTGGTCGATGTCTATGACGATCAAAAGCAAGCCATGATCGAAATCGAAAAACAGCGCGAACGAATTAACGCCCTCGAAGATACGAAAGAGCGTACCGCCCAGCTGAAGCAGCTCGCAGCTACCGAGCAGGCACTGACTGAAAAATCACTCAACGCCCAGCTCAGTGGCTACCGTGAACTATTCGGGACCACTGCCGAGTTATTCGATGAGCAGAGCAAGGAACGCGAAGCACTGCACAACATCGAGCTTGCCTTTGCCGTTGCCGAAATCGCCATCGGCTTGCAAAAAGCCACGGTCAACGCCATTGCGTCAATCACCGCCCAAGGCCAGGGCGACCCGTACACGGCATTTGCGCGGGTAGCCGCCATGGCCGTGACCATGGCTGGCCTGCTCAGCCAGATTGGCGGAAGTGTCTCAGGCGGCGGTGGCTCATCATCTGCGGCCACAGCTGTTGCCCAGGGCGCAGGTACAGTCCTTGGCGACGCAACAGCCGTGTCCAACTCCATCGGCAACACCAACGAGCTGCTGGAGGATATCCACGCGTCAGAATATGCCGAGCTGCACAAGATCTCCACCGAAATGGAGCAGCTCAATACAAACATCACCGGGCTGGTCACTAATATCGTTCGCGACTTTGGATCGTTTGACGGGACCGAATCGACAGAAACGAGCAAATATGTAGAGGCCTCAAATCAGCTCAATGATGTCTTGTCGCAGATATCAAACTATCCTGTCGCCCTGGTAAACGGTATCACCGATGCATTACTCGGTTTTGATCCCGGTGATCTGGTATCGAACATCGGCGGCAAGGTAACCAGCTATATCATAGGCGGTATCCTGGGTGGCGATGTGTCCACACGGCTAAAAGAGTCCGGCTTCGAACTCGGAACAATATCCGTCGGCCAACTGCAGGATGGCATCGCCATGGCCGTCGATCAGTATCAGCTTTATAAGATCAAGATAGACGGCGGCTGGTTCAAGTCAGATAAAACCAAATACGAAACAGTATATGCCGATGTTGATGATTCCATTACCCAGCTGTTCACGTCGATTTTTTCCGGGATCTCATCGACTCTGGTTGAAGTCACTGGCGCACTCGGCGGCGATGTCGAAGCAGCGCTGGCCTATCAGTTTGAGTCAATCCAGATCGACCTGCAGGACATGGACACTGACGAAATCAGTGAAACAATCTCTGGTGTCATCAACTCCATGGCCGACACCGCGTTTGCAGCCATTCTGCAGTCCGTAATCGGCCAGTATCAGCAAATCGGCGAAGGGCTGATGGAAACCGCAGTCCGGCTGCTGAGTCAAAAAGCCATCGTCGAAAATGCCCTCGAACTCACCGGCTCCAGCATCGAGAATATCGGCATGAGTGCAACAGAGTTTGCGCAATATCAAGTCGAGATCTCAAACAGCATCATCGAGCTGGCCGGTGACATTGAGGCGTTCCAGGAACTGTTCTCGACATTCTTCACGGCGTTTTTCAGCGCTGCCGAACAACATGCCGCCAACGCCAGCAATCTGACCGGCATCATGGAAACCATGAATCTGACCCTGCCGGAGAGTCGCGAAGCATTTAAAGACCTGGTCAGTAGTATCGACGTGACTACAACGTCAGGCCAGAGCGCATACGTGACGCTGCTCAGCCTGTCATCAGCGGCAGATGAATATTACAGCTATCTCGAAGATCAGGCCGAAAAGATGCAACAGATTGCCGAAGCAAGTGAAGATCTCGAAGTACGCGCTTTGACAGCTCTTGGCGATGACGATGCCGCAGCAGCACTGCGCAGAGAGCTGTCAGCTCAACGTGAGATCGAAGAGGCCATCGCCAATAATATGGGCGAAGCCTACATTGCCAGGCTGCGCGAAGTGCTTGCATTAGAAGCCGAGGCAATTCGCAAGGCTGAATTGGCCGCGACCCTGGAGACGTCGACAACCAACCTGGAAACGGCATACAGCACGCGCAAGTCAGAGCTGACAACAGCATACAATGAAGAACGCCAGTCGCTGATCGACAGCTACAATGCCGAAGCCGCCGCGATCCAGGCACGCAACGACCGCGCCATTGCATCACTCAATGGTCAGCTTGATTCCCTCAACAAAAATGTCTCAACGCTGACCGGATACGTCGACAAACTCAAATCGGCACGCGAATCCATGACCATGGACGATGCCGACTACGTGGCGGCAATATACGCGGCAGCAAAATCAGATCTGGCGGGCGTGTTGTCTGCAGCGCGCGGCGGAGACTTTAGCGGGTTAGAGGATATCGACACTACTCTGTCTGTGCTCACATCACAGGGTACTGACTCATATGCCAGCAGTGAGGACTATAAGCGAGACTTCTGGCAAACCGTTAATTCCTTGACGGCACTCGAGGCTTTGACAGGCGATCAGGTCACTGACGCAGAGCGTGCATTGCGGCTGGCGGAACAACAGATCCACGTTATCGAGGCGAACAACGCAGCACAGCTGGCCCGTCTCGATGCAGCGCATGAAGAAGATCTTGCCGCTCTCGATGCAGCGCATGAAGAAGATCTTGCCGCTCTCGAGGCCCAGCTCAATGCCTTGCTGGGTATTGACGACAGCGTGTTGTCACTGACGGATGCCATTAAAGAGTACCTGGTTGCAAAAGCCAACGTCGTTGCAGCAGACGCTGACATCAACTATGCCGGTAACGATACCTGGACATCAGAAATGATTACCGCCCTGGTCGCCGACTCTCAAGCCACCCTCGGCACCGGTGAGCTGTCCATGCTCGACATCTACACCCAGGCCATTGCCAACGGTATCTCAAGCGCGCAGCTCGCCCCGGTGCTGGATACAACCGCCGCCGATCTCAACATCTGGGCCGACAGCATGGGCCTGCCCCAATTCGCGGCGGGTGGTATCACCAGCGGCCTGTCCATTGCCGGTGAAGCTGGCCCGGAAGCTATCGTCCCACTGCCGGATGGTCGCACCATCCCGGTCACGCTATCCGGTGGCGGTAATGATGAACTCGTTGCCGAAGTCAAAGCCCTGCGTCAAGAAGTCGGGATGCTGCGTGCTGCCGGAGAGTCTACGGCCAGAAATACCAGCGCCACAAAACGGCAGATTCAACGCTGGGATGGTGACGGCCTGCCGCCGGAAAGGGCCGCAGTATGA
- a CDS encoding phage tail tube protein, translated as MPQATGANGVLTISGAESPAGQVPATPAGQIVPFSSESLQRKTALDKSNIIRQSRDASAPTRGKRDVSGSISTNLTPNIARLLMMAFGNVTTTGAGPEYSHVFKIGDSLPYHTIEKGFTDLGQYFRYFGCKCNKVGFEVNPSGVLPLSMDFMGMDRSIETETFDAAAVDIGYEPFNAFSASIKEGGVDIAIVTSMKWSLENNLDGDVYCIGGQGKRYSIPEGATVVSGSITALFESEALLTKATNGTASSLEVSVLQGTGLGTEGNEKLMLNIDELIFEEQDPIIKDTKGILIELPWTAYWGNGANGTSIMATLLNTQASAL; from the coding sequence ATGCCACAAGCAACAGGTGCAAATGGCGTCTTGACAATTTCCGGCGCAGAATCACCAGCTGGCCAGGTGCCGGCAACACCGGCAGGGCAAATTGTCCCGTTCAGTTCGGAATCGCTCCAGCGTAAAACCGCCCTGGACAAATCAAACATTATTCGTCAGAGCCGTGATGCCTCGGCTCCGACCCGTGGCAAGCGCGATGTGTCCGGCAGTATCTCCACCAACCTGACCCCCAACATTGCCCGCCTGCTGATGATGGCGTTCGGCAATGTCACCACAACAGGTGCCGGGCCTGAATACTCCCATGTCTTTAAAATCGGAGATTCACTGCCCTATCACACCATTGAAAAGGGCTTTACCGATCTGGGGCAGTATTTCCGTTATTTCGGCTGCAAGTGCAACAAAGTTGGCTTTGAGGTGAATCCGTCCGGCGTGCTGCCCTTGAGTATGGACTTCATGGGTATGGATCGCAGCATCGAGACTGAAACCTTTGACGCTGCTGCCGTGGATATTGGTTATGAACCGTTCAATGCATTCTCGGCGAGCATCAAAGAGGGCGGCGTAGATATCGCCATTGTTACCAGCATGAAGTGGTCGCTGGAGAATAATCTGGATGGCGATGTCTATTGCATTGGTGGTCAGGGCAAGCGCTACAGCATCCCCGAAGGGGCCACCGTCGTTTCTGGGTCTATCACGGCACTGTTCGAGTCTGAGGCTCTGCTGACAAAGGCCACCAACGGGACGGCATCGAGTCTTGAGGTCAGCGTTTTACAGGGGACCGGACTCGGCACCGAAGGAAACGAGAAGCTCATGCTCAATATTGATGAGCTGATTTTTGAGGAGCAAGACCCGATCATCAAGGACACCAAAGGGATTTTGATTGAGCTGCCGTGGACCGCTTACTGGGGCAATGGAGCAAACGGTACCAGTATCATGGCAACCCTGCTCAACACCCAAGCATCGGCCCTGTAA
- a CDS encoding major capsid protein — MRGFFSFGIWALLLIAAIAIFPGTVFAQPETTTGLGPEALLPMVGLAGILDIRGLFTPKAIAQYLNNLPVIKTPVMDIMFANRPQIPLPVIGADVVNQVVRAMPLSQRGQGSISIPGNTGATTFYEPLPINPDTFVSAADLNNLKLLGVSDQQRWAQQKTDVIRRTIRKTTEAIAATAKSGSLSWPVQISGGVMEDYVIEFGSQLTVTPTKLFTATDAKVAHVFEILEEMKEKLEDYGYGESVGIWAGKTTYSTLLGLVGNFTSTAKLQVSVSDKGIDIGGYLIQRRTEKNYNPKTKTLVPTVADNDLEMIALDANHVMPYAAVDDLDANLQALPMFVKPIESKNPSGYQLVGQSKPFPSPNMQGIVKATVCG, encoded by the coding sequence ATGAGAGGATTTTTTAGTTTCGGAATTTGGGCGTTGCTGCTGATCGCCGCCATTGCCATCTTCCCAGGTACAGTATTTGCCCAGCCGGAAACAACAACGGGCCTCGGCCCTGAAGCTCTGCTGCCCATGGTTGGTCTGGCAGGCATTCTGGATATTCGCGGACTGTTTACACCTAAAGCCATCGCTCAATATCTGAACAACCTGCCGGTAATCAAGACTCCGGTCATGGACATCATGTTTGCCAATCGCCCGCAGATTCCATTGCCCGTGATCGGTGCTGACGTTGTCAACCAGGTTGTTCGCGCCATGCCGTTGTCGCAGCGTGGCCAGGGGTCAATCTCGATCCCCGGCAATACCGGCGCAACGACATTTTATGAACCGCTGCCGATCAACCCGGACACGTTTGTCTCAGCGGCAGACCTGAACAACCTCAAGCTGCTGGGGGTCTCAGATCAACAGCGCTGGGCGCAGCAAAAAACTGACGTTATTCGGCGCACCATCCGCAAAACAACCGAGGCAATCGCTGCCACGGCGAAAAGCGGCTCGCTCTCTTGGCCGGTGCAGATCTCCGGCGGCGTGATGGAAGATTATGTTATTGAATTCGGCTCTCAGCTCACCGTCACACCGACCAAGTTGTTTACTGCCACTGATGCAAAAGTGGCCCATGTGTTCGAGATTCTCGAAGAGATGAAAGAAAAGCTGGAGGACTACGGCTACGGGGAAAGCGTCGGCATCTGGGCGGGAAAGACAACGTACTCCACGCTGTTGGGTCTGGTCGGCAATTTCACCAGCACGGCAAAATTGCAGGTCAGTGTTTCCGATAAGGGCATCGACATCGGCGGCTACCTCATCCAACGCCGCACCGAGAAGAACTACAACCCGAAAACCAAAACACTGGTACCGACGGTTGCCGACAACGATCTCGAAATGATCGCGCTCGATGCCAACCACGTCATGCCGTATGCGGCGGTGGATGATCTCGATGCCAACCTGCAGGCATTGCCCATGTTCGTCAAGCCCATCGAGAGCAAAAATCCGTCCGGCTATCAGTTGGTCGGCCAGAGCAAGCCGTTCCCCAGCCCCAACATGCAGGGGATTGTTAAGGCTACGGTCTGCGGTTAA